The Pochonia chlamydosporia 170 chromosome 1, whole genome shotgun sequence genome window below encodes:
- a CDS encoding flavin-binding monooxygenase (similar to Neosartorya fischeri NRRL 181 XP_001262942.1), whose protein sequence is MAALAKEDLPVGKDQPYLNGSAKEPPVSLQANNGLLSEDKPKHSYDLPPLSLIDRSIDEPRPLRVAVIGGGLAGILAGVLLPAKVPGIDLTIIEKNRNFGGTWLENIYPGVRCDIPSHVYQSTFAPKMDWSDKFAPGEEIKDYWQSVAKKYDVYRYAKFGHRVEAATWNAAAGKWSLNMTNLHTACRITQEYDIVITAVGRFNDWKLPEYPGLSDYEGHLRHASNWDASFDPTGKTVAVIGNGASGIQIVANLQKTVAKLDHYARSKTWVATSWAGDERTLEAQPISQEEQDQCRDEEAYLNFRKKLEDKYWRGFDSFFRGTTENLELAASLTKVMERRLVDKPELVNRLVPDFSPNCRRLTPGPGYLEAITQNNVEYIQTAIRRFTRAGIETQDGKHRAVDAVICATGSRSDLLPPFQITAHNKTLNDLWKVDGYYGFPYTYFGVASPGFPNLLFLHGPHGTGPSGTVPHAVETQLTYFAKILRKVSREGIKSIDASKEAADDFIQYCDAFFASTVLSDGCSSWYNGGQPSGRIHGVWPGSAAHLSIVRREPRWEDFKYEYFGTTANRFMWYFGNGKTSKELDLASDMTSYLRQPDAVDLKHLHESWWDLP, encoded by the exons ATGGCGgccttggccaaggaagacTTGCCAGTCGGCAAGGATCAACCCTATTTGAATGGCTCGGCAAAGGAGCCGCCTGTCAGCCTCCAGGCGAACAATGGCTTACTAAGTGAAGATAAACCCAAACATTCATACGATTTGCCACCGTTGTCACTCATTGACAGATCCATTGATGAACCAAGGCCGCTACGGGTTGCCGTCATCGGCGGCGGCTTGGCTGGCATCCTCGCGGGTGTTCTACTGCCGGCAAAGGTGCCAGGGATTGATTTGACAATAATCGAGAAGAACAGAAATTTT GGAGGGACCTGGTTAGAAAACATCTACCCTGGCGTTCGGTGTGACATCCCATCTCATGTTTATCAGTCCACCTTTGCTCCAAAAATGGACTGGTCGGACAAGTTTGCACCAGGAGAAGAAATCAAAGATTATTGGCAATCTGTGGCCAAAAAGTATGATGTGTATAGATATGCCAAATTTGGTCACCGGGTTGAAGCGGCGACCTGGAATGCAGCTGCGGGAAAATGGTCTCTCAATATGACTAACCTGCACACTGCATGTCGGATAACACAAGAATATGATATTGTTATTACAGCGGTGGGAAGATTCAATGACTGGAAGCTACCGGAATACCCCGGCCTCTCAGATTACGAAGGTCACTTGCGACATGCGTCAAATTGGGATGCTTCATTTGACCCTACCGGGAAAACGGTGGCAGTGATCGGAAATGGAGCCAGTGGCATACAAATTGTCGCGAATCTGCAAAAGACGGTAGCTAAGCTTGACCATTATGCCAGAAGCAAAACATGGGTTGCAACGAGTTGGGCTGGCGACGAAAGAACCTTGGAAGCGCAACCAATATCCCAAGAGGAGCAGGATCAGTGCAGAGACGAGGAAGCGTATCTGAATTTTCGGAAAAAGCTCGAGGACAAGTACTGGCGAGGATTTGACTCTTTCTTTCGTGGCACTACAGAAAACTTGGAGCTGGCAGCGAGCCTCACCAAGGTGATGGAACGGCGGCTCGTTGACAAACCAGAGCTGGTCAATCGATTGGTACCAGACTTCTCACCCAACTGCCGTCGACTTACGCCCGGGCCTGGTTACTTGGAAGCTATTACTCAGAATAATGTGGAATACATTCAGACGGCAATTCGACGGTTTACCAGAGCCGGCATAGAGACGCAGGATGGAAAGCATCGAGCAGTTGACGCAGTTATTTGTGCCACAGGTTCTCGGTCTGATCTTCTTCCCCCGTTCCAAATTACCGCTCACAACAAAACATTAAATGATTTATGGAAAGTAGACGGCTACTATGGCTTTCCTTATACTTATTTTGGAGTAGCTTCACCCGGGTTTCCCAATTTGTTGTTTCTACATGGCCCGCACGGCACAGGGCCATCGGGAACCGTGCCGCACGCTGTAGAAACACAGCTTACTTATTTCGCAAAGATTCTGCGTAAAGTGTCTAGAGAAGGTATCAAGTCCATCGATGCATcaaaagaagcagcagatgaCTTCATTCAATATTGCGATGCATTTTTTGCTTCCACTGTTCTTTCAGATGGTTGCAGTTCATGGTACAATGGCGGGCAACCCAGTGGCCGAATACACGGAGTTTGGCCAGGTAGTGCGGCGCACCTGAGTATCGTCAGACGGGAACCGAGATGGGAAGACTTCAAGTATGAGTACTTTGGAACTACAGCTAATAGGTTTATGTGGTATTTCGGAAATGGGAAAACTAGTAAGGAGTTGGACTTGGCGTCAGACATGACAAGCTATCTCAGGCAACCCGATGCGGTAGATTTGAAGCACTTGCACGAAAGCTGGTGGGATTTGCCTTGA
- a CDS encoding GCN5-related N-acetyltransferase (GNAT) domain-containing protein (similar to Metarhizium robertsii ARSEF 23 XP_007816640.1), giving the protein MTTDSTIDAERGADSKSALLPLETQASCTRIANSEQAKQLPPNPFLTRAPAEELVEEDLVLRRWQLSDAQALNTAASGSVVELARWMPWAADGYDLTKAYQFLEFADKAWNNGDEYNFAIIVDGQPCGSFGLMTPVTNAPNTLEIGYWLANEATGRGLATRATALLRRIAFEIGAEHVQIRHDQRNSRSGAIPRRLGFNCLGLYDLPSGKGGQDVKSLLWQKDRCDELQ; this is encoded by the coding sequence atgacaacggATTCCACAATTGATGCTGAGCGCGGCGCCGACTCCAAGTCGGCCCTGCTTCCTCTGGAAACGCAAGCTTCGTGCACAAGGATCGCAAACAGcgaacaagccaaacaactACCACCAAACCCATTTTTGACTCGTGCACCGGCAGAagagctggtggaggaggacttAGTACTCCGGAGATGGCAGCTATCTGATGCACAAGCACTAAACACAGCGGCCAGCGGCTCAGTCGTCGAGCTTGCTCGTTGGATGCCATGGGCTGCAGATGGATACGACCTCACAAAGGCGTACCAGTTTCTGGAGTTCGCGGACAAGGCATGGAACAATGGGGATGAATACAACTTCGCGATTATTGTTGATGGTCAACCCTGCGGCTCATTTGGGTTGATGACGCCAGTGACAAACGCACCAAACACTCTAGAGATTGGCTACTGGCTCGCCAACGAAGCAACAGGTCGCGGATTGGCAACACGAGCTACGGCTTTGCTAAGGCGCATAGCCTTTGAGATTGGGGCGGAACATGTCCAGATCCGGCATGACCAACGCAACTCTCGTAGCGGTGCAattcctcgtcgtcttggctTTAACTGTCTTGGGCTCTACGACCTGCCTTCCGGAAAGGGCGGACAAGACGTAAAATCTTTGCTCTGGCAGAAGGATCGTTGTGACGAACTCCAATAA
- a CDS encoding ankyrin repeat protein (similar to Metarhizium robertsii ARSEF 23 XP_007816637.1) → MSFQVGQQTEQGDPTLPTYTATDEEALLSRIRQTPGVDLPILHIPTQEQPSRYANPEWTDEEYHRYADRHRLQVDVVVAFFEAIERGLDDIAERFISTGLVSPDTTGRNGETPLLAAVRVRKSGMVRKLVELGAIVDGYGKTIEPGILRWNEHLFPDRTALQLAAQTGNLAIVKILIEDYGADDSLIAPDGALALRLAAANGHREIVEYLPVRRGGAWKRWRYTHRVEMDRVRRAFRGIGEFITFFAWHMPKFFLWTVPKETTQAVTKKLASAWKRRRELGGWIKRQAIELPSRVHHAGKRVAKGVRKLPNILKRIIIRIWGYIKALPKGVKICAQWIVEVLIKIGLWIAHVATRCASFVHTIFSAIISWFRQITLKDVWNGFCSVLKSLFVDFPRFLWKLTKSFSEFAYKSLEVVFGTLGLCIWYGVAGIIFLLGYIPRKLWQSIQAIGRIMSKAIDEVIVYYNPKKV, encoded by the coding sequence ATGAGTTTCCAGGTCGGCCAACAAACAGAGCAAGGAGATCCAACTTTGCCAACTTACACCGCAACAGATGAGGAGGCTCTGCTGTCAAGGATAAGACAAACACCTGGTGTTGACTTGCCAATTTTGCACATACCTACACAAGAACAACCCTCGCGTTACGCCAACCCCGAGTGGACAGATGAAGAGTATCATCGTTATGCGGACCGGCATCGGCTTCAGGTTGACGTTGTGGTCGCTTTTTTCGAAGCCATTGAGCGAGGTCTCGATGATATCGCAGAACGTTTCATCTCCACTGGACTCGTCTCACCGGACACGACGGGCAGAAATGGCGAAACCCCTCTGCTGGCGGCAGTTCGGGTTCGCAAGAGCGGCATGGTCCGGAAGTTGGTAGAACTCGGTGCAATTGTTGACGGCTATGGCAAAACGATTGAGCCAGGCATTCTCCGGTGGAATGAGCACCTATTTCCGGACAGGACAGCGCTCCAACTGGCAGCTCAGACAGGCAATCTGGCTATTGTTAAGATATTGATCGAAGACTATGGTGCTGACGATTCATTGATTGCCCCAGATGGCGCATTGGCTCTACGACTGGCCGCTGCAAATGGACATCGCGAAATAGTCGAATATCTACCAGTACGGCGCGGCGGCGCGTGGAAGAGATGGCGATATACCCATCGAGTGGAAATGGACCGCGTTCGAAGAGCCTTTCGAGGAATTGGCGAGTTTATCACTTTTTTTGCCTGGCACATGCCCAAGTTTTTTCTATGGACGGTACCGAAGGAGACGACTCAGGCTGTCACAAAGAAACTTGCTTCGGCGTGGAAACGCCGTCGAGAGCTGGGCGGCTGGATTAAACGGCAAGCAATTGAACTCCCTTCACGAGTGCACCATGCCGGGAAAAGAGTCGCCAAAGGAGTGCGGAAGCTCCCGAATATCCTGAAAAGAATCATCATTCGAATTTGGGGATACATAAAGGCACTCCCCAAGGGCGTGAAGATATGTGCCCAATGGATTGTTGAAGTTCTTATCAAAATTGGCCTCTGGATTGCCCACGTTGCCACCAGATGTGCCTCCTTCGTACACACTATCTTTTCGGCAATTATCTCCTGGTTTAGGCAGATCACGCTTAAAGATGTATGGAACGGCTTTTGTTCTGTTTTGAAGTCACTCTTTGTGGACTTCCCAAGGTTTCTCTGGAAATTGACCAAATCATTCTCGGAGTTCGCATACAAATCCCTTGAAGTCGTGTTTGGCACATTAGGTCTCTGTATATGGTACGGCGTTGCTGGTATCATCTTTTTATTGGGATACATCCCACGCAAGCTTTGGCAAAGCATTCAGGCTATTGGTCGCATCATGTCAAAAGCGATCGATGAGGTTATTGTATATTATAATCCAAAGAAAGTGTAA